The following proteins are co-located in the Streptomyces sp. NBC_00435 genome:
- a CDS encoding UDP-N-acetylglucosamine--N-acetylmuramyl-(pentapeptide) pyrophosphoryl-undecaprenol N-acetylglucosamine transferase: MNTSPSRSPSRRPLSVVIGAGGTGGHIYPGLALAEALRTAVPDAVVSFIGTERGLETELIPAAGYHLHTVDMIPFDPALGARRYLLPAALLRSAGQARAVIRAQRAHVVVGMGGYPSAPAVLGARMAGLPAVIHESNAVPGRANQFAARLTPHMAVAFDRGREHLAGGERALTTGMPISAALAGLAGLSGARRAALRAGARRELGVPDGRRLVVFNGGSLGAVRLTAAATGLAGRWQAWEDVQLLIKTGPAALADTVAGLSASGGRRIARAVPYLDRMDLVYAAADLVVCRAGSATVAELAATGVPAVLVPYPYAPGDHQTHNARVLSDAGAGLLLADAEATDGRLAELLAPLLADPARLAAMAGAADPGPHARAAELLAAQVLRVAGFPAPSVPFPSPSPLELV, encoded by the coding sequence ATGAACACCTCACCCTCACGCTCCCCCTCGCGCCGGCCGCTCTCCGTCGTGATCGGCGCGGGCGGTACCGGCGGCCACATCTACCCCGGGCTGGCCCTGGCCGAGGCACTGCGCACCGCCGTGCCGGACGCCGTGGTCTCGTTCATCGGCACCGAACGCGGCCTGGAGACCGAGCTGATCCCGGCCGCCGGCTACCACCTGCACACCGTGGACATGATCCCCTTCGACCCGGCGCTGGGCGCCCGGCGCTACCTGCTCCCGGCGGCGCTGCTGCGCTCCGCCGGGCAGGCGCGGGCCGTGATCCGGGCGCAGCGGGCGCACGTGGTCGTCGGTATGGGCGGCTATCCGAGCGCGCCCGCCGTACTCGGGGCCCGGATGGCCGGGCTGCCGGCGGTGATCCACGAGTCCAACGCGGTGCCGGGCCGCGCCAACCAGTTCGCCGCCCGCCTCACTCCGCACATGGCGGTGGCCTTCGACCGCGGCCGGGAGCACCTGGCGGGCGGGGAGCGGGCGCTGACCACCGGAATGCCGATCTCCGCGGCCCTGGCGGGCCTCGCCGGACTGTCCGGCGCCCGGCGGGCGGCGCTGCGCGCCGGGGCCCGGCGCGAGCTCGGGGTGCCGGACGGGCGGCGGCTGGTGGTGTTCAACGGCGGCAGCCTGGGCGCCGTCCGCCTGACCGCGGCGGCGACCGGGCTGGCGGGGCGTTGGCAGGCGTGGGAGGACGTGCAGCTACTGATCAAGACGGGTCCGGCGGCGCTCGCGGACACGGTGGCCGGGCTGTCCGCCTCGGGCGGACGGCGGATCGCGCGGGCCGTGCCCTATCTGGACCGGATGGACCTGGTGTACGCCGCCGCCGATCTGGTGGTGTGCCGGGCGGGCTCGGCCACGGTGGCGGAGCTCGCGGCGACCGGGGTCCCGGCCGTGCTCGTCCCGTACCCGTACGCGCCGGGCGACCACCAGACCCACAACGCCCGGGTGCTGTCCGACGCGGGAGCCGGCCTGCTCCTCGCGGACGCCGAGGCGACGGACGGCCGACTCGCGGAACTGCTCGCCCCGCTGCTGGCCGACCCGGCGCGGCTGGCCGCGATGGCCGGTGCGGCCGACCCGGGCCCGCACGCGCGGGCCGCCGAACTGCTGGCGGCGCAGGTCCTGCGGGTCGCCGGCTTTCCCGCCCCCTCCGTCCCCTTCCCCTCTCCCTCCCCCTTGGAGCTCGTATGA
- a CDS encoding SRPBCC family protein encodes MPVYNVHERVLAAGANEVGALIDSLSGRTADRPDRLWPHPQWPPMEFDRPLGVDAVGGHGPVRYTVAAYVPGTWVRFAFSGPRGFAGFHEFTALPLDGGRTALRHTLAMRTGGPARLSWPLAFRWMHDACVEDALDRAEAACTGTVSRPSRWSPYVRLLRSLANRGPRAVG; translated from the coding sequence ATGCCCGTCTACAACGTGCACGAACGCGTGCTGGCCGCCGGGGCGAATGAGGTGGGCGCGCTCATCGACAGCCTGTCCGGCAGGACGGCCGACCGCCCGGACCGGCTGTGGCCGCACCCGCAGTGGCCCCCGATGGAGTTCGACCGCCCGCTGGGGGTCGACGCGGTGGGCGGCCACGGACCGGTCCGTTACACGGTCGCGGCCTACGTGCCGGGCACCTGGGTGCGGTTCGCCTTCAGCGGACCGCGCGGTTTCGCCGGCTTCCACGAGTTCACGGCACTGCCGCTCGACGGAGGGCGCACGGCGCTGCGGCACACCCTCGCGATGCGGACCGGCGGCCCGGCCCGGCTGAGCTGGCCGCTCGCCTTCCGCTGGATGCACGACGCCTGCGTCGAGGACGCCCTGGACCGCGCCGAGGCCGCCTGCACGGGCACGGTGTCCCGACCGTCGCGCTGGTCCCCGTACGTCCGCCTCCTGCGCTCCCTCGCCA
- a CDS encoding SDR family NAD(P)-dependent oxidoreductase, with translation MTTHTPLTPSTSVDAHARADWTGRTVLVTGAEGFIGSTLVDLLVARGAEVRAFVHYKPYAEKGHLARYLADPDGPVRMWAGDIRDAGRVSDAVAGCDTVFHLAALIGIPYSYASPGAYVQTNVTGTENMAEACRRHGVRRLVHTSTSEVYGTALTAPISESHPLQPQSPYSASKIGADMMALSFHHAFELPVTVVRPFNTYGPRQSARAVIPAILAQLHSGAREVRLGSLAPTRDFTYVTDTAAGFLAVAECDRALGEVVNLGTGEEISIGDLARALITASGRDAEVVVDPARLRPAGSEVLRLLSDNSRARDWAGWKPEVSLREGLARTSDWVASHLHLFAPDRYQV, from the coding sequence ATGACCACGCACACGCCCCTGACCCCGTCCACTTCCGTCGACGCACACGCCCGGGCGGACTGGACGGGCCGTACCGTCCTCGTCACGGGCGCCGAGGGGTTCATCGGCTCCACCCTCGTCGACCTGCTGGTGGCGCGGGGCGCCGAGGTGCGTGCCTTCGTGCACTACAAGCCGTACGCCGAGAAGGGCCACCTCGCCCGGTACCTGGCCGATCCGGACGGGCCGGTGCGGATGTGGGCGGGCGACATCCGCGACGCGGGCCGGGTCAGCGACGCGGTGGCCGGCTGCGACACCGTCTTCCACCTGGCGGCACTGATCGGCATCCCGTACAGCTACGCCTCGCCGGGCGCGTACGTCCAGACCAACGTCACGGGGACCGAGAACATGGCGGAGGCCTGCCGGCGGCACGGCGTGCGCCGCCTGGTCCACACCTCCACCAGCGAGGTCTACGGGACCGCCCTGACCGCGCCGATCTCCGAGAGCCACCCGCTCCAGCCGCAGTCCCCGTACTCCGCGTCGAAGATCGGCGCGGACATGATGGCGCTCTCGTTCCACCACGCCTTCGAGCTGCCGGTGACGGTGGTCCGGCCGTTCAACACCTACGGCCCCCGCCAGTCGGCGCGCGCGGTCATCCCCGCGATCCTCGCCCAGCTCCACTCCGGCGCCCGGGAGGTCCGGCTCGGCTCCCTCGCCCCCACCCGGGACTTCACGTACGTGACGGACACCGCGGCGGGCTTCCTGGCGGTCGCCGAGTGCGACCGGGCGCTGGGCGAGGTGGTCAACCTCGGCACCGGCGAGGAGATCTCCATCGGCGACCTGGCCCGGGCTCTGATCACCGCGTCCGGCCGGGACGCGGAGGTCGTCGTGGACCCGGCCCGGCTGCGCCCCGCGGGCAGTGAGGTCCTGCGGCTCCTGTCGGACAACTCCCGGGCCCGCGACTGGGCCGGCTGGAAGCCCGAGGTCTCCCTCCGGGAAGGCCTGGCCCGGACCTCGGACTGGGTGGCCTCCCACCTCCACCTCTTCGCGCCGGACCGCTACCAGGTGTAG
- a CDS encoding response regulator transcription factor — MRMQRILVVDDEPEVRAAVEDGLAVEGYEVRGAADGLAALSEVALWEPDAVVLDVMMPVLDGLGVCRQLRAAGDRTPVLVLTALDAVSDRVDGLEAGADDYLVKPFALDELVARVRALLRRAAPEAAGGSPVLAYGDLELDPGTRTGRRGERPLEFSRTESALLELLLRHPGQVLPRELVLELVWGRDFGPDSNSLAVYVGYLRRKLEAGGEPRLVHTVHGVGYRLDAP; from the coding sequence ATGCGCATGCAGCGGATTCTGGTGGTGGACGACGAGCCCGAGGTGCGGGCCGCCGTCGAGGACGGGCTCGCCGTCGAGGGGTACGAGGTGCGCGGCGCGGCCGACGGGCTGGCCGCGCTGTCCGAGGTGGCGCTCTGGGAGCCCGACGCGGTGGTCCTCGACGTGATGATGCCGGTGCTGGACGGGCTCGGCGTGTGCCGCCAGCTCCGCGCGGCGGGTGACCGTACGCCCGTACTCGTCCTCACCGCCCTGGACGCGGTCAGCGACCGGGTCGACGGGCTGGAGGCCGGGGCCGACGACTACCTGGTCAAGCCGTTCGCGCTCGACGAGCTCGTGGCGAGGGTACGGGCCCTGCTGCGGCGGGCCGCCCCCGAAGCGGCCGGGGGCTCGCCGGTGCTCGCGTACGGGGACCTCGAGCTCGACCCCGGGACCCGCACCGGGCGGCGCGGTGAGCGGCCGCTGGAGTTCAGCCGCACCGAGTCCGCGCTGCTCGAACTGCTCCTGCGCCACCCCGGGCAGGTGCTCCCGCGCGAGCTCGTCCTGGAGCTCGTGTGGGGGCGGGACTTCGGGCCGGACTCGAACTCGCTGGCCGTCTACGTCGGCTACCTGCGGCGGAAGCTCGAGGCCGGCGGCGAACCCCGGCTGGTGCACACCGTGCACGGGGTCGGCTACCGGCTGGACGCGCCGTGA
- a CDS encoding TetR/AcrR family transcriptional regulator, which translates to MARPPRFDTGQILDAAVLLAASGGPAGVTMTAVAQAVGAPSGSVYHRFPGRAALLAEVWLRTVERFQDGYFAALGSDADPALAARAAARHVVSWSRAHPHEATLLLYGPEEFGRADWSEEHKARADLGNQRVFGSLGTLAEALGAAGPQDRDRVTLALIDLPLSVVRRHLRAGRPLPPYAEDLAEGSAAQLLGVYTW; encoded by the coding sequence ATGGCTCGACCACCCCGATTCGACACCGGCCAGATCCTCGACGCCGCGGTGCTGCTCGCGGCCTCCGGCGGCCCGGCCGGGGTGACCATGACGGCCGTCGCCCAGGCGGTCGGCGCACCGAGCGGGTCCGTCTACCACCGCTTCCCCGGCCGGGCGGCCCTGCTCGCCGAGGTGTGGCTGCGGACCGTCGAGCGCTTCCAGGACGGGTACTTCGCCGCCCTCGGCAGCGACGCCGACCCCGCTCTCGCCGCCCGCGCCGCCGCCCGGCACGTCGTCTCCTGGAGCCGTGCCCACCCGCATGAGGCCACGCTCCTCCTGTACGGACCCGAGGAGTTCGGCCGCGCCGACTGGTCCGAGGAGCACAAAGCACGTGCCGACCTCGGCAACCAGCGCGTGTTCGGCTCCCTCGGCACCCTCGCCGAGGCCCTCGGCGCGGCCGGCCCCCAGGACCGCGACCGGGTCACCCTGGCCCTGATCGACCTGCCGCTGTCCGTGGTCCGCCGCCATCTGCGCGCCGGCCGCCCGCTGCCGCCGTACGCCGAGGACCTCGCCGAGGGATCCGCGGCGCAGCTGCTGGGCGTCTACACCTGGTAG